The Megalobrama amblycephala isolate DHTTF-2021 linkage group LG1, ASM1881202v1, whole genome shotgun sequence genome segment GGCTTTGCAAAGGCAAATGGATCGATTTGGAGACCAGAATGGACTAAGAGAGTAGCCGTGTAATTGAATGCGGCTACTCGACCTAAGACCAAACAATCCCAATCTTATCTGCTTTCGACTCCCCTCAACCAGCACTGGCCTCAGCCAAGGCCGCTGTTGGAACAACAACTCCCCCGGAAGAGCACTGCAGTGAGACGCTCTTGTGTTCCTCCCCCCATTCCCACAGACACCTGCTGATTGACTCTGTCTGGGACTTTATCAAGGTTGTCTCCATGGCAATTTGCTGTGTATCACTATGACAATCCTGCGGACTGAGGCACCTAGATTTGATGCCAGGAGTAGCGACTCTCCAGGCCTACACATACAAGAACTTTACATACAtacttacacacacatatgcacataTATAAAGATATGCATTCACCCCCCAACCCCCCATCCCTCGCCTTCGCCGCTTTGTACCGCCAGTCTGACAAGCGGGTCTGTGACCAGCGCCTAGAATGGCTGCAGGACCGGATGGCTGCTTGCCTGTGCTGGGTTACCTCCAGCCCCCATTTCCCTCCCCTGTTGCAAGTCATGTGTTTTCATGTTGTACTGATTATGTGCTTAtgttgctgtggtgtttttttttttttctctttttcttttttttttcctgttccCACACTGTACTCCCCACTAGGAACATAGTCTGGGGGttggttttttttctctcctacCCTCCCTCATGTTATGCTGTATTTCTTCCTAAATCCTCTGTCTTCCTGTCCTGTCTACCCCCCTTGGATGGACAGGTTGATGGCTAATTTCGCTGGTACCTGTGACTAGTGACAATAaagtactactactactactactactacttatctagcaaaatgattaaaattttttttagaaaattaccaatgtatatgctttataaacacaaatgatcaccatGCAAGTGTTTCCGCCTTccttattcttcaaaaagcttgcgctgtatgtcctacaccttccctattcaaattACGGATCTAACACTTCTTCAACTCATACTCTTgggtcctgttcactgccattataaagctcagatgcaacaggatatttattaatatttcttcaattatgttcatcagaaagaatttAGTCATATACTAATGGCGtgagggcgagtaaagcttgggctaattttcatttgaaagtaaactaatcTTTTAAAGCTGCAATCCTTCACTTTTGGCGCTCTAGCagttaataaacaaaacagcATGCGTCCTGTGgaggaacattgtagccggagctacttcttTCCGTTTATATCTATGGCGGTTCCCGCAGTTACTAGTGATTTCTACCAGACCGGTCtaaaatagtctgaatataaacacttattataagtataccataatgattcagtattagacaaaaacacagtttggaaaatggattcatgttgtacattctcattatatattttttgtacattttgaacacaaagttagacagcagctttaagtacAGTTAAGACCTTTACCCAAGTTGTTTTAGAATTTGTCACTTTTAATTTGTAATGGAGTAATTTTTGCTGTAAgatatctgtacttttactcaagtatggttttcaggtcctctttacacctctgctcttTCCACAGTGACGACTTCTAAAAGAGTTATTTTTCgagtgaatcctcatgtggcCCTTAAGGTCACCTTTAGTTATgaatctctttccacactgaccacatgtaaaaggcttctctccagtgtgaatattcatgtgttGCCTGAGACTTTTTTCCTGTGTAAAGTTATTCCCGCACAGagtgcaggtgtaaggcttttctctagtgtgaattctcatgtgggctgTAAGATGTCCTTTTTGaatgaaactctgtccacattgcTGGTGggtgaaaggcttttctccagtgtgaattctcatgtggatttcAAGCTTTCTtttatgtgtgaaactctttccacactgttggcaagtgtaaggtttctctccagtgtgaattctcatgtggactataaggcttcctttatgactgaaactctttccacattgttgacagctgtaaggcttttctccagaaTGAATTCTGATGTGGGCTATAAGGTTTCCTttctgactgaaactctttccacactgttggcaggtgaaaggtttctctccagtgtgagttctcatgtggactttaaggcttactttatgtgtgaaactctttccacactgttggcaggtgaagggTTTCTCTTGattgtgaattctcatgtgggctaTAAGGTTccctttttgactgaaactctgtccacattgtttgcaggtgtgaggcttttctccagtgtgaattctcatgtggacttcaaGGCTTACtttatgtgtgaaactctttccacattgttggcaggtgtaagccTTCTCTTGattgtgaattctcatgtgggctaTAAGGTTccctttttgactgaaactctgtccacactgttggcaggtgaatggtttctctccagtgtgaattctcatgtggattttAAGGTTATCTTTATGTCTGAAACACTGTCCACATTgctggcaggtgaaaggtttctctccagtgtgagttctcatgtggactttaaggcttccCTTTACAGtaaaactctgtccacactgttggcaggtgaaataagttttagttcctgtcttttgagctcttttttgtAAGGAAGACTTTTTAGCCTGTGTCAATCTTTCTCCAGTCATGAAATCCTGATGTTCATCATAatgttctttctcttcttccctTTCATTAAGTTCATGACTTGCCTTCTTCAGCACCATTAGGTCTAGGacaaaaatagacaaaacaatttagacatttaatGCATAAAAACCAACAACATGCTCTTTAGCACagtgaactaaaatgtgcttttaatatactatctctgtatttaaaaatatatttagttaccacttgtagattgaacactatgggttcaaatgtactataagtagtatctaaataaattttctaaatacagagatagtatattaaaagcgcatttaagttcatatttcatagtgtctcaaaatagcacagttgagtacacttag includes the following:
- the LOC125280309 gene encoding gastrula zinc finger protein XlCGF57.1-like isoform X1; translation: MAFIKEETEDMKTDFIKEETEEIMIKDETEEIKIEETFRVKHEETEEQTDFSPLTANRSSAFAPVRKEMREAGIQNFLLYPATLKVILNQDLMVLKKASHELNEREEEKEHYDEHQDFMTGERLTQAKKSSLQKRAQKTGTKTYFTCQQCGQSFTVKGSLKVHMRTHTGEKPFTCQQCGQCFRHKDNLKIHMRIHTGEKPFTCQQCGQSFSQKGNLIAHMRIHNQEKAYTCQQCGKSFTHKVSLEVHMRIHTGEKPHTCKQCGQSFSQKGNLIAHMRIHNQEKPFTCQQCGKSFTHKVSLKVHMRTHTGEKPFTCQQCGKSFSQKGNLIAHIRIHSGEKPYSCQQCGKSFSHKGSLIVHMRIHTGEKPYTCQQCGKSFTHKRKLEIHMRIHTGEKPFTHQQCGQSFIQKGHLTAHMRIHTREKPYTCTLCGNNFTQEKSLRQHMNIHTGEKPFTCGQCGKRFITKGDLKGHMRIHSKNNSFRSRHCGKSRGVKRT
- the LOC125280309 gene encoding gastrula zinc finger protein XlCGF57.1-like isoform X3, whose translation is MVLKKASHELNEREEEKEHYDEHQDFMTGERLTQAKKSSLQKRAQKTGTKTYFTCQQCGQSFTVKGSLKVHMRTHTGEKPFTCQQCGQCFRHKDNLKIHMRIHTGEKPFTCQQCGQSFSQKGNLIAHMRIHNQEKAYTCQQCGKSFTHKVSLEVHMRIHTGEKPHTCKQCGQSFSQKGNLIAHMRIHNQEKPFTCQQCGKSFTHKVSLKVHMRTHTGEKPFTCQQCGKSFSQKGNLIAHIRIHSGEKPYSCQQCGKSFSHKGSLIVHMRIHTGEKPYTCQQCGKSFTHKRKLEIHMRIHTGEKPFTHQQCGQSFIQKGHLTAHMRIHTREKPYTCTLCGNNFTQEKSLRQHMNIHTGEKPFTCGQCGKRFITKGDLKGHMRIHSKNNSFRSRHCGKSRGVKRT
- the LOC125280309 gene encoding gastrula zinc finger protein XlCGF57.1-like isoform X2 encodes the protein MAFIKEETEDMKTDFIKEETEEIMIKDETEEIKIEETFRVKHEETEEQTDLMVLKKASHELNEREEEKEHYDEHQDFMTGERLTQAKKSSLQKRAQKTGTKTYFTCQQCGQSFTVKGSLKVHMRTHTGEKPFTCQQCGQCFRHKDNLKIHMRIHTGEKPFTCQQCGQSFSQKGNLIAHMRIHNQEKAYTCQQCGKSFTHKVSLEVHMRIHTGEKPHTCKQCGQSFSQKGNLIAHMRIHNQEKPFTCQQCGKSFTHKVSLKVHMRTHTGEKPFTCQQCGKSFSQKGNLIAHIRIHSGEKPYSCQQCGKSFSHKGSLIVHMRIHTGEKPYTCQQCGKSFTHKRKLEIHMRIHTGEKPFTHQQCGQSFIQKGHLTAHMRIHTREKPYTCTLCGNNFTQEKSLRQHMNIHTGEKPFTCGQCGKRFITKGDLKGHMRIHSKNNSFRSRHCGKSRGVKRT